The following DNA comes from Occultella kanbiaonis.
GGCACCGAGTCGACCGACGTGACCGGCCTGCCGACCACCCCGGAGAGCATCGTGTACGGCTACGTCGCTGACATCACGGATCTCTTCGGAGCAGGCGCGGCCGGGGCCTACACGGTGAACATCACCCCGCCGGTGGACGGGATCGACCTGCCGGAGGCCCGCTGGGGCGGCGCCACGGTGACCGCCGTCTACGACAGTTCGCCCTGCGACGACGTCGCCACGGTGATCTGGAAGACCGGGGCAGATTACTACTTCGGCGGCAACTCCACCTCCTCGCCCACGACCGACCTGATCGTCTACGACTGGGGCTACCCGCTCGCCGAGGACTACACCGCCTCGTTCGCCACCTCCCAGGCCGGGTCCGACCACGTCTCCACCGACTGCCGGGTCTCGTCGATCTGGGTCGCCACCGGTGCCGGGACGGCCCCCTCGACCACCGATGATCTCGTCGACGACGACGGGGTCCCGAACCCGACGCTCGGTGGCATCGAGGGGGTCGTCTCCCCGTTCACCCCACCGAACCAGACCTGCCCGGCGCCGGCGCTGACTGCTCCCGTGGTGGCGTTCTCCGGCGGGAACGTCGGACCCGAGCAGGCCCTCGTCCAGTTCGACGTGCTGATCCCCGCCGGTGCCACGTGGGCCGCGTTCCAGATCGAGTCCCCGGCCGACAACGGCGGCAACCCGGGGTTGCCGGAGTCGGGCGCCTGGACCGGGGCCGGCCTGCTGATCCTGCCGGCCTTCGTACCCGCGGTCCCGGACATCGCGCTCGAGAAGACCGTGCTCGACGGCGCCGGCGCGGCCTGCCCCGGCGTGGAGGGCACCGACGAGCTCGTCTCGGGCGAGCCGAACACCCCGGTGACCTACTGCTTCCGCGTCATCAACACCGGGGAGGTCGCCCTCTTCCCGGTGGAGCTGGACGACCCCGACCTGTCCATCACGGACGCCAACATGACCCTCGTCTCCGGCGACGACACCGTGCCGCTGGAGCCGGGTGCGGAGCTGGTGTACTCCTACGACTCCACCATGACCGCGGACCTGCTGAACACCGCGACCGTGACCGGCTACCCGGAGGATGGCGGTGAGCCCGTCACGGACACGAACGACGCAGCGGTCCAGATGTACGTGATCACGGGCACCGTCACCCCGTTCTGTGAGGCGGACGCCCCGTACCTCGGGTACGACATCCAGACGAACGCTCCGGGGACGACGGCGACCATCACCTTCACCGGTGACGGCGGCTCCGAGTCGGTCACAGTGCCGGTCGGCACGGGCGAGGTGCTCTGGCCCGGTGCCGTGGTCGGCCCCGACGGGGTCGGGATCGACTGGCCCGGCTGGGACCAGGACGCGTCCGGCGACTGGTTCGAGAACCCCGCCAACCCCTACACCTGGGCACGCCCGGACGTGCAGATCACGGTACAGGTGAACCCGACCACGGAACCGGTCACTGTCGCCTACCCGCCGGGGACTCCGACCTGTCTGACGGCGCCGCCGCCGAACGAGCCGCCGCCGTCGGCCGGACCGCCCCCGCCGCCGCTCGCCGACACGGGAGCCGGTGACCCGACCGGCCCAGCCGGCCTCGCCGCAGCGATGGCCCTGCTCGGCGCCGCGCTCATGGTGTTCTCCCGCCGCCTGGCACGTCGCTGAACAAGCGAGAAGCCGCCTCCCCGACGTGGGTGAGGCGGCTTCTCGCATGGTGCCAGCGTCAGCGGCTGCTGCCCCGACCCGCGACCGCGCCGTAGATCACCAGGACGAGCAGGGAGCCCAGGATCGCGACGATCCAGGTCTGGATGCTCCAGAACTCCTCAAGGCCGACGTTGAAGATCGCGCTACCGATCCAGCCGCCGAGCGCGGCGCCGATGACGCCGACGATCAGCGTGGCGAGCAGACCGCCTGGGGCGCGGTCCTTGAAGATCGCCTTCGCGATGGCGCCGGCGATCAGGCCGAGGACAATCCATCCGATGAAACCCATGTGGTCGTTCCTTTCGTTGGGGGGTGGGACAAGGGGAGGTGCGGGCGCGCCGGCGTTCAGGAGGTGCGGCGAGCCGCCGCGAGGCGGACGCGACCGGTCAGGTCCGGGCGACCGAGGCCGCCGATTCCGCCGCGCACTCCTGCACTACGGTGATGACATCCCGCAGGTCCGCCTGCGGGTCGATGGTCACGGTGCCTGTCAGCACCAGCGTGCCCGCCTCTGACTGGAGCCGCAACCGGGAGGGGTGGACGCGGTTGCGCCCCGCCAGCGTGGCAACCGCCGGAGGGCGGGCTGCGAGCGAGCCGGCGGAGCCGCTCCGGCCGGCGGATGACGCGAGTCCGACCAGGACCGCCCGCCCTGCGCCACAGCTGTCTCAACCTGGATCGAATCGTTTCGCTTTCGCCGTCGCGTGTGTAGGGTTGTCCGCGCGGTCAATCCATCAGGACACTCATCGAGGAGCCCCTTCACATGCCCGGAGCCATCTCCGTTCAGCTGTATTCCATCCGCGACGCCATGGCGGAAGACATGCCCGCCGCGCTGCAGCGCATTGCCGACCTCGGGTTCGAGAACGTCGAACTCTTCGGGTACGTCGACCGCGTCGACGCGCACCGGGACGCGCTCGCCGCGGCCGGCCTGCGCGCACCGTCCGGGCACGCCCGCCTCGTCGTCTCCGACGACCTCCCGGGTGTGCTGGACGCGTCCGCGGCGCTCGGCATGACCACCGTGATCGATCCGTCCATCCCCGAGGAGCAGTGGGCCACCCGCGAGCTCATCGAGGCAAGCGCCGCCCGGCTGAACGAGATCGCCAAGCAGGCGGCCGATCGCGGTCTCGAGGTCGGCTACCACAACCACTGGTGGGAGGTCGCCTCCGTCGACGGCACCCCGGGTCTTGAGATCTTCGCCGCTGCGCTCGACGACGGCGTGACCCTCGAGGTGGACACGTACTGGGCCGAGGTCGGCGGGGTCGCCGCGCCCGACCTGCTCCGCCGCCTCGGTGACAAGGTCACCCACATCCACGTCAAGGACGGCCCGGCCACCCGCGACACCAAGGCCCAGCTGCCCGCCGGGCAGGGCGTGGTGCCGGTCGCCGAGATCCTCGCCGCGGCCCCGGAAGCGCTGCGCGTCATCGAGTTCGACGACTTCGACGGCGACGTGTTCGACGGCCTCGCGCAGAGCCTGACGTGGCTGAAGGCGCAGGCATGAGCGAGTCCCTCGGGCGCACCGGGCGGGTCGGCGTCGGCATCATCGGTGCCGGTGTGATCAGCACCCAGTACCTGACCAACGTCACGAAGTTCGCGGACCTCGAGGTCCTGTTCGTCGCGGACCTGGACGTGGAACGGGCCCGGGCGAAGGCCGACGAGTTCGGCGTGCCCGGCAGCGGGACCGTGGCCGAGCTGCTCGCCGTCGACGCGATCGAGATCGTGATCAACCTGACCATCCCGGCCGTGCACGTCGCGGTGGGCGAGCAGATCATCGCCGCAGGCAAGCACCAGTGGAGCGAGAAGCCGCTGGCACTCGACCGCGAGTCCGGCCGCCGCCTGCTCGACTCCGCCGCGGCGGCGGGGCTGCGCGTCTCCTGCGCGCCGGACACGATCCTCGGCGCTGGGCTCCAGACGGCGCAGCGGACTCTGCTCGAGGGCCGGATCGGCACGCCGCTGAACGGTCTGGTGCTGCTCCAGAGCCCCGGCCCGGAGTCCTGGCACCCGAGCCCGGAGTTCCTCTTCGACGTGGGCGCCG
Coding sequences within:
- a CDS encoding GlsB/YeaQ/YmgE family stress response membrane protein, which produces MGFIGWIVLGLIAGAIAKAIFKDRAPGGLLATLIVGVIGAALGGWIGSAIFNVGLEEFWSIQTWIVAILGSLLVLVIYGAVAGRGSSR
- a CDS encoding DUF7507 domain-containing protein — translated: MLLVTAAALALLLMRPTYANADVTDLTPPPDGCLAYDVGAVAMEETSDVQTMTLDVAGPVVQVIIEWSGIWMPAPTDPTIGVEVSGPGGTDSGAFAGTESTDVTGLPTTPESIVYGYVADITDLFGAGAAGAYTVNITPPVDGIDLPEARWGGATVTAVYDSSPCDDVATVIWKTGADYYFGGNSTSSPTTDLIVYDWGYPLAEDYTASFATSQAGSDHVSTDCRVSSIWVATGAGTAPSTTDDLVDDDGVPNPTLGGIEGVVSPFTPPNQTCPAPALTAPVVAFSGGNVGPEQALVQFDVLIPAGATWAAFQIESPADNGGNPGLPESGAWTGAGLLILPAFVPAVPDIALEKTVLDGAGAACPGVEGTDELVSGEPNTPVTYCFRVINTGEVALFPVELDDPDLSITDANMTLVSGDDTVPLEPGAELVYSYDSTMTADLLNTATVTGYPEDGGEPVTDTNDAAVQMYVITGTVTPFCEADAPYLGYDIQTNAPGTTATITFTGDGGSESVTVPVGTGEVLWPGAVVGPDGVGIDWPGWDQDASGDWFENPANPYTWARPDVQITVQVNPTTEPVTVAYPPGTPTCLTAPPPNEPPPSAGPPPPPLADTGAGDPTGPAGLAAAMALLGAALMVFSRRLARR
- a CDS encoding sugar phosphate isomerase/epimerase family protein; the encoded protein is MPGAISVQLYSIRDAMAEDMPAALQRIADLGFENVELFGYVDRVDAHRDALAAAGLRAPSGHARLVVSDDLPGVLDASAALGMTTVIDPSIPEEQWATRELIEASAARLNEIAKQAADRGLEVGYHNHWWEVASVDGTPGLEIFAAALDDGVTLEVDTYWAEVGGVAAPDLLRRLGDKVTHIHVKDGPATRDTKAQLPAGQGVVPVAEILAAAPEALRVIEFDDFDGDVFDGLAQSLTWLKAQA